One genomic region from Pseudoduganella lutea encodes:
- a CDS encoding TerD family protein, with product MAISLQKGGNVNLSKEAPGLSQLTIGLGWDVRTTDGAAFDIDSSAFVLKADGKVRNDQDFIFYNNLKTADGAVVHSGDNRTGEGSGDDETVSVDLAKVPAEVDRIAVCVTIHDADARRQNFGQVQKAFVRCVNAASGAEVARYDLSEDSSTETAMVFGELYRNGSDWKFRAVGQGFAGGLGALATSYGVAV from the coding sequence ATGGCAATCAGTCTGCAAAAAGGCGGCAACGTCAACCTGTCCAAGGAAGCTCCGGGTCTGTCGCAACTGACGATCGGCCTGGGCTGGGACGTACGCACCACCGATGGTGCCGCATTCGACATCGACAGCTCGGCATTCGTGCTGAAGGCCGACGGCAAGGTGCGCAACGACCAGGACTTCATCTTCTACAACAACCTGAAGACCGCCGACGGCGCCGTGGTGCACTCGGGCGACAACCGCACCGGCGAAGGCTCGGGTGACGACGAGACCGTGAGCGTCGACCTGGCCAAGGTGCCGGCCGAAGTGGACCGCATCGCCGTCTGCGTGACGATCCACGATGCCGATGCCCGCCGCCAGAATTTCGGCCAGGTACAGAAAGCGTTCGTGCGCTGCGTGAACGCCGCCAGCGGCGCCGAAGTGGCACGCTATGACCTGTCCGAAGACAGCTCGACGGAAACGGCAATGGTGTTCGGCGAACTGTATCGCAACGGCAGCGACTGGAAATTCCGCGCTGTCGGCCAGGGCTTCGCCGGTGGCCTCGGCGCCCTGGCAACGAGCTACGGCGTGGCGGTCTAA
- a CDS encoding phosphoribosyltransferase domain-containing protein — MNDRTMGDWHASDSREVAMPTGVLAVRTEPGPYPLDALLGFGARANAKRGFLFVSKVLGKHWPSRPGAMRELHDALAARLPAALPGPVVFIAMAETAIGLGQGVFEAHLRRHPEGTALFLHTTRYRIDGAPLVEFAEPHSHAPRQFLHLPTDPALHELFMRARSLVLVDDEASTGTTFRNLAAACRALNPALAHVHLATLTDFMGAGAGDALAEAIGLPVTQGAALRGSYTFAAGASFPETALAQVVGAADGVAVGGAFGRTGLLRPLSIPAATVDALASGIGAGERVLVLGTGEFMHAPFLLAGALEARGIEVAVQSTTRSPILEWGAIGSRLAFADNYGEGIANYVYNVRPGQYAHVFICHETPAGEALRDLAGQVGGRLVHFRSESDIA; from the coding sequence ATGAACGACCGCACGATGGGCGACTGGCACGCATCGGACAGCCGCGAGGTCGCGATGCCGACCGGCGTGCTGGCCGTGCGCACGGAGCCGGGCCCGTATCCGCTGGATGCGCTGCTCGGTTTCGGCGCGCGCGCCAATGCGAAACGCGGCTTCCTGTTCGTCAGCAAGGTACTGGGCAAGCACTGGCCATCGCGGCCCGGTGCCATGCGCGAGCTGCACGACGCGCTCGCCGCCCGCCTGCCTGCCGCGCTGCCGGGGCCCGTGGTCTTCATCGCCATGGCCGAAACGGCGATCGGCCTGGGGCAGGGCGTGTTCGAGGCCCACCTGCGCCGCCATCCCGAAGGCACAGCGCTGTTCCTGCACACCACACGCTATCGCATCGATGGCGCGCCGCTGGTCGAATTTGCCGAGCCGCACAGCCACGCGCCGCGACAGTTCCTGCACCTGCCTACCGATCCGGCACTGCACGAGCTGTTCATGCGGGCGCGCTCGCTCGTGCTCGTCGACGACGAAGCCAGCACCGGCACCACGTTCCGCAACCTGGCGGCTGCCTGCCGCGCGCTCAATCCGGCGCTGGCCCATGTCCACCTGGCCACGCTGACCGATTTCATGGGCGCGGGCGCGGGCGACGCACTGGCCGAAGCCATCGGCTTGCCCGTCACGCAGGGCGCCGCGCTGCGCGGCAGTTACACCTTCGCCGCCGGTGCCAGCTTCCCCGAGACCGCGCTGGCACAGGTGGTCGGCGCGGCCGACGGTGTCGCGGTGGGGGGCGCCTTCGGCCGCACCGGGCTGCTGCGGCCCCTGTCCATCCCCGCCGCCACGGTCGATGCGCTGGCCTCAGGCATCGGAGCCGGCGAGCGCGTGCTGGTGCTGGGAACGGGTGAATTCATGCATGCGCCATTCCTGCTGGCCGGCGCCCTGGAAGCGCGCGGCATCGAGGTCGCCGTGCAGTCGACCACCCGCTCGCCGATCCTCGAATGGGGAGCGATCGGCAGCCGGCTCGCATTCGCCGACAATTATGGCGAGGGCATCGCCAACTATGTCTACAACGTTCGGCCGGGCCAGTATGCGCACGTGTTCATCTGCCACGAAACGCCGGCTGGGGAGGCATTGCGCGACCTGGCCGGCCAGGTCGGCGGCCGCCTCGTGCATTTCCGATCGGAGAGCGACATTGCATAA
- a CDS encoding TerD family protein — protein sequence MSVNLTKGQKISLDKEGGGALSHVSMGLGWDAVKSKGFLGFGSKSADIDLDASCLLFDEANKPVDVVWFRQLKSRDGSVMHSGDNRTGAGDGDDEQISVSLDQVPANVKSIVFTVNSFTGQSFAQVQNAYCRLVNANNGKEVARFDLSVQGSHSAQIMAKLYRHNGEWKMHAIGESGIGRTFEELMPQVAQHL from the coding sequence ATGTCTGTCAATTTGACGAAGGGCCAGAAAATCTCGCTGGACAAGGAAGGCGGCGGCGCGCTGTCGCACGTGTCGATGGGCCTGGGCTGGGATGCCGTGAAAAGCAAGGGCTTCCTCGGTTTCGGCAGCAAGAGCGCCGACATCGACCTCGATGCTTCCTGCCTGCTGTTCGACGAAGCGAACAAGCCGGTCGACGTGGTGTGGTTCCGCCAGCTGAAAAGCCGCGACGGCAGCGTGATGCACTCGGGCGACAACCGCACGGGCGCCGGCGATGGCGACGACGAGCAGATCAGCGTGAGTCTCGACCAGGTGCCGGCCAACGTGAAGAGCATCGTCTTCACGGTCAACAGCTTCACCGGCCAGAGCTTCGCGCAGGTGCAGAACGCTTACTGCCGGCTGGTGAATGCGAACAACGGCAAGGAAGTGGCGCGTTTCGACCTCTCCGTGCAGGGCTCGCACAGCGCCCAGATCATGGCCAAGCTGTACCGCCACAACGGCGAATGGAAAATGCACGCGATCGGCGAAAGCGGCATCGGCCGCACGTTCGAGGAACTGATGCCGCAAGTCGCCCAGCACCTGTAA
- a CDS encoding LysR family transcriptional regulator: MKTSGINFRHLYFFRVVAAEGSVTRAAERLGLAIQTVSAQLSALEQSVGKQLLTQQGRRLVPTEAGRVALTYAEQIFELGDRMQEALNEADAGRTRLTVGISDSLPKLIAYRLLRAAFDMKVPVKLICVEREFESLLADLALHKLDVVLTDRSVRASASLRVYNHLLGESEMMLFGRPDLVDRHGGDFPRNLHHAPMLLPTRNNALRGRIDEWLLKHDVRPDVVGEFEDNAMLTTFARDGLGLFFAPAGLAADIEAQFGAVPAGAATELREQFYAISSERRIKHPAVEAIMAANTGLFTV, translated from the coding sequence ATGAAAACCAGCGGAATCAACTTTCGCCACTTGTACTTCTTCCGCGTGGTGGCCGCGGAGGGCAGCGTCACGCGGGCGGCCGAGCGGCTGGGCCTGGCCATCCAGACCGTCAGCGCGCAGCTGTCGGCGCTCGAACAATCGGTGGGCAAGCAGTTGCTGACGCAGCAGGGCCGCCGCCTGGTTCCGACCGAGGCAGGCCGCGTGGCGCTCACGTATGCCGAGCAGATCTTCGAGCTGGGCGACCGCATGCAGGAAGCGCTGAACGAGGCCGACGCGGGGCGCACGCGGCTGACCGTGGGCATCTCGGACTCGTTGCCGAAGCTGATCGCCTACCGCCTGCTGCGCGCGGCGTTCGACATGAAGGTGCCGGTCAAGCTGATCTGCGTGGAGCGCGAATTCGAATCGCTGCTGGCCGACCTGGCGCTGCACAAGCTCGACGTGGTGCTGACGGACCGCTCGGTGCGCGCCTCGGCCAGCCTGCGCGTGTACAACCACCTGCTGGGCGAGAGCGAGATGATGCTGTTCGGCCGGCCCGACCTGGTGGACAGGCATGGCGGTGATTTCCCCCGCAACCTGCACCACGCGCCGATGCTGCTGCCGACGCGGAACAACGCGCTGCGCGGCCGCATCGACGAATGGCTGCTGAAGCACGACGTCCGCCCCGACGTGGTGGGTGAATTCGAGGACAACGCGATGCTGACCACCTTTGCGCGCGACGGCCTGGGCCTGTTCTTCGCCCCCGCCGGCCTGGCGGCAGACATCGAGGCGCAGTTTGGCGCCGTGCCCGCCGGCGCCGCCACCGAACTGCGCGAACAGTTCTATGCGATCTCGAGCGAACGGCGCATCAAGCACCCGGCAGTGGAAGCGATCATGGCCGCGAACACGGGGCTGTTCACGGTGTAG
- a CDS encoding cysteine protease StiP family protein encodes MNDFSGSYRQGDVRFLLRRLPGHSFTSVEEKEALIQSGRRHYSEMLSAESLPSSRHMALFDAACLANRGRMAADCLRLAHLIAARRAGQVTLVSLARAGTPVGVILKHLLEQVLHRDVVHYSVSIVRDRGIDAAALRTILARHVPASIVFVDGWTGKGVIARELERSVGEFNVRHRVRLDTGLYVLSDLAGAAACASSDADYLIPSSILNATVSGLVSRTVVNSNGDHDDFHGCLYYQEFAAHDRSRGFADDIVAAALEIAAAGELAPVPLDRARAAATSRACLREIAQRYDIADVNLIKPGIGEATRVLLRRVPRLLILRDPDAADVAHLNLLAQEKGVPVVVDRTLPYQGVSLIRREGDA; translated from the coding sequence ATGAACGATTTCTCCGGAAGCTACCGGCAGGGCGACGTGCGCTTCCTGCTCCGCCGCCTGCCCGGCCATTCCTTCACATCGGTCGAGGAGAAGGAAGCGCTGATCCAGTCCGGCCGCCGGCACTACAGCGAAATGCTGTCGGCGGAATCGCTGCCGTCGAGCCGACACATGGCGCTGTTCGACGCGGCATGCCTGGCCAACCGCGGCCGGATGGCGGCCGATTGCCTGCGGCTGGCGCACCTGATCGCGGCGCGGCGCGCCGGCCAGGTCACACTGGTGTCGCTGGCCCGCGCCGGCACGCCGGTCGGCGTGATCCTCAAGCACCTGCTCGAGCAGGTGCTGCACCGCGACGTGGTCCATTATTCGGTATCGATCGTGCGCGACCGGGGCATCGACGCGGCGGCGCTGCGCACCATCCTGGCGCGCCACGTGCCGGCATCGATCGTGTTCGTCGACGGCTGGACCGGCAAGGGCGTGATTGCCCGCGAACTCGAACGGTCGGTCGGGGAATTCAACGTGCGCCACCGCGTGCGGCTCGATACCGGCCTCTATGTGCTGTCCGACCTGGCCGGTGCCGCCGCCTGCGCCAGTTCGGACGCCGATTACCTGATCCCGTCGAGCATCCTGAATGCCACCGTGTCCGGGCTGGTCAGCCGCACCGTCGTGAACAGCAACGGCGATCACGACGATTTCCATGGCTGCCTGTATTACCAGGAGTTCGCCGCGCACGACCGGTCGCGCGGCTTTGCCGACGATATCGTCGCCGCCGCGCTGGAGATCGCCGCGGCCGGCGAGCTGGCCCCGGTGCCGCTGGACCGGGCGCGCGCGGCCGCCACGTCGCGCGCCTGCCTGCGCGAGATCGCGCAGCGCTACGATATCGCCGACGTCAACCTCATCAAACCCGGTATCGGCGAAGCGACGCGGGTGCTGCTGCGGCGGGTGCCGCGGCTGCTGATCCTGCGCGATCCCGATGCCGCCGACGTCGCGCACCTGAACCTGCTGGCGCAGGAAAAAGGCGTTCCCGTCGTTGTCGACCGCACATTGCCCTACCAGGGCGTTTCACTGATCAGGAGGGAAGGCGATGCATGA
- a CDS encoding TerD family protein: MSVNLSKGQKISLDKEAGGALSQVTMGLGWDSVKSKGFLGFGSKSADIDLDASCLLFDEANKPVDTVWFRQLKSRDGSVVHSGDNRTGAGDGDDEQVTVNLQQVPANVKSIVFTVNSFTGQSFAQVQNAYCRLLNAKDGKEVARFDLSVQGSHSAQIMAKLYRHNGEWKMHAIGENGTGRTFDELLPQVAQHL; encoded by the coding sequence ATGTCAGTGAATTTGAGTAAGGGCCAGAAGATCTCTCTGGACAAGGAAGCCGGCGGCGCGTTGTCGCAAGTGACGATGGGCCTGGGCTGGGATTCCGTCAAGAGCAAGGGCTTCCTCGGCTTTGGCAGCAAGAGCGCCGACATCGACCTGGATGCCTCGTGCCTGCTGTTCGACGAGGCCAACAAGCCGGTCGACACGGTGTGGTTCCGCCAGCTGAAAAGCCGCGACGGCAGCGTGGTGCACTCCGGTGACAACCGCACCGGCGCCGGCGATGGCGACGACGAGCAGGTCACCGTCAACCTGCAGCAGGTACCGGCCAACGTGAAGAGCATCGTCTTCACGGTGAACAGCTTCACCGGCCAGAGCTTCGCCCAGGTGCAGAACGCCTACTGCCGCCTGCTGAACGCGAAGGACGGCAAGGAAGTGGCGCGCTTCGACCTGTCCGTGCAGGGCTCGCACAGTGCCCAGATCATGGCCAAGCTGTACCGCCACAACGGCGAATGGAAGATGCATGCGATCGGTGAAAACGGCACCGGCCGCACCTTCGACGAATTGCTGCCGCAAGTCGCCCAGCACCTGTAA
- a CDS encoding alpha/beta hydrolase, whose translation MLPSLPRRRLLAAGGTLLGSALLPGPAHAGDAWQTVALPHARQRDLASSITGGRYRIFLSVPQDRDTPAPAAGYPVLYALDGNASFPLLAQMARMAGWRSKVTGQPAPVIVGIGYATDDDYHPDRGRDYTPASAGAPATEGGADRFLDFIEKELKPLVRSLVPVDPRRQALYGHSYGGLCALHALFTRPAMFQTYIAASPSIWYRERAVLAGLEGFGKHAAALAVKPSVLLTAGELEQPAGAGANGATPGSRDAIAAQRRMIDEARALSAKLGAMQGTVSRAQFLLFAQENHGSAAFPAMARGMDFFLA comes from the coding sequence ATGCTTCCATCCCTTCCTCGCCGCCGCCTGCTGGCCGCCGGCGGCACCCTGCTGGGTTCGGCCCTGCTCCCCGGTCCGGCACACGCCGGCGATGCCTGGCAGACCGTCGCGCTGCCGCACGCACGCCAGCGCGACCTCGCCTCCTCGATCACGGGCGGGCGTTACCGTATCTTCCTCAGCGTGCCGCAGGATCGGGACACGCCGGCGCCGGCCGCGGGCTACCCGGTGCTGTATGCGCTCGATGGCAACGCCTCGTTCCCCCTGCTGGCCCAGATGGCCCGCATGGCGGGCTGGCGCAGCAAGGTTACCGGGCAGCCGGCGCCCGTCATCGTCGGCATCGGTTATGCCACGGACGACGATTACCATCCCGACCGCGGGCGCGACTACACGCCAGCCAGCGCCGGTGCGCCGGCGACGGAGGGTGGCGCGGACCGTTTCCTGGACTTCATCGAGAAGGAATTGAAACCGCTGGTGCGGTCGCTGGTACCCGTCGATCCCCGGCGCCAGGCGCTGTATGGGCATTCGTACGGCGGCCTGTGCGCGCTGCACGCGCTGTTCACGCGACCGGCGATGTTCCAGACGTATATCGCCGCGAGCCCGTCGATCTGGTACCGCGAGCGCGCCGTGCTGGCGGGGTTGGAGGGGTTCGGCAAGCATGCCGCCGCGCTGGCCGTGAAGCCATCGGTGCTGCTGACGGCAGGCGAGCTGGAACAACCTGCCGGTGCCGGGGCAAATGGTGCCACGCCCGGCTCGCGCGACGCGATCGCCGCCCAGCGGCGCATGATCGATGAAGCGCGGGCGTTATCGGCCAAGCTGGGCGCCATGCAGGGCACCGTATCACGGGCACAATTCCTGCTGTTCGCGCAGGAAAACCATGGTTCCGCCGCATTCCCCGCCATGGCGCGGGGAATGGACTTCTTCCTCGCCTAG
- a CDS encoding HAD family hydrolase, with product MHKFLFVDLDDTLFHSLAKCDPRDALQPIAFLKDGSANSYTNGRQRAFLDMVGQGMTLIPTTARDRDGLARVDYPFTHCRIIDFGGIILAPDGTPDPVWLARMGDDMATALPGLREVLAAIDHYARQAGMPARVRLVEDLGLPFYVNVKDAEKNLDRLDAIEREVVVPWLAAQGREFCLHRNGNNLAVLPKRLNKARAVEYLQARLRDEHGEIMTFGMGDSSTDARFMAACDYAIIPRGTQLSALTLGVL from the coding sequence TTGCATAAATTCCTGTTCGTCGACCTGGACGACACGCTGTTCCACTCGCTGGCGAAATGCGATCCGCGCGATGCGCTGCAACCGATCGCCTTCCTGAAGGACGGTTCGGCGAACTCGTACACGAACGGCCGCCAGCGCGCCTTTCTCGACATGGTCGGGCAGGGCATGACGCTGATTCCCACCACGGCGCGCGACCGCGATGGCCTGGCGCGTGTCGACTACCCGTTCACGCATTGCCGGATCATCGATTTCGGCGGCATCATCCTGGCGCCGGACGGCACGCCCGACCCGGTCTGGCTGGCGCGCATGGGCGACGACATGGCCACGGCCTTGCCGGGATTGCGCGAAGTGCTGGCCGCCATCGACCACTACGCGCGACAGGCCGGTATGCCGGCGCGGGTGCGCCTGGTGGAAGACCTTGGCCTGCCGTTCTACGTGAATGTCAAGGACGCGGAAAAGAACCTTGACCGGCTCGACGCGATCGAGCGCGAGGTGGTGGTGCCATGGCTCGCCGCGCAAGGGCGCGAGTTCTGCCTGCACCGCAACGGCAACAACCTGGCCGTGCTGCCGAAGCGGCTGAACAAGGCGCGCGCGGTTGAATACCTGCAGGCCCGCCTGCGCGACGAGCACGGCGAGATCATGACCTTCGGCATGGGCGACAGCAGCACCGACGCGCGCTTCATGGCCGCCTGCGACTACGCGATCATCCCGCGCGGCACGCAACTGTCGGCATTGACGCTGGGGGTGCTATGA
- a CDS encoding ATP-grasp domain-containing protein, which yields MRVWYNRTFSSIYNAMTLIRQHDRAGRYHLLYSAGSRTVAANAAHQFEVEPPLKGDDYLEWCLEFCQRWDIGIFVPHREAALVSGARERFAAIGTRVLAVASPDVLALLHDKERFYATVDLPVAAPPETVPFTTAAQFDAGYAALRARYPKLCVKPSKSVYGLGFAELDEGRNSAQILMAGDQYQIGLDDFRSGLAGLGEFRTMLLMEFLEGLEYSVDCVADDGRLVCAVPRRKLTKPGAGQVVDPQPVILDAVAKLASDYGLNGVFNVQFRESGGRMRLLEINPRMSGGVGMACMAGPALPWLALAGFDRGYEHLDIPPVRAGIRVGEWQHAIEIEGAQ from the coding sequence ATGCGAGTCTGGTACAACCGAACGTTTTCATCGATCTACAACGCGATGACGCTGATCCGGCAGCACGACCGCGCCGGGCGGTATCACCTGCTGTACTCGGCCGGCAGCAGGACCGTTGCCGCGAACGCGGCCCACCAGTTCGAAGTGGAACCGCCGCTGAAGGGCGATGACTACCTGGAATGGTGCCTCGAATTCTGCCAGCGATGGGACATCGGCATTTTCGTTCCCCATCGGGAAGCGGCACTGGTCAGCGGCGCGCGGGAGCGCTTTGCCGCCATCGGCACGCGTGTGCTGGCGGTGGCCAGCCCCGACGTGCTCGCGCTGCTGCACGACAAGGAACGTTTCTACGCGACCGTCGACCTGCCCGTTGCCGCGCCGCCGGAAACCGTGCCGTTCACCACGGCGGCACAATTCGATGCCGGTTATGCCGCGTTGCGGGCCAGATATCCGAAACTGTGCGTGAAGCCATCGAAGTCCGTCTACGGCCTGGGTTTCGCCGAGCTCGATGAAGGGCGCAACAGCGCGCAGATCCTGATGGCCGGCGACCAGTACCAGATCGGCCTGGACGATTTCCGTTCCGGGCTCGCCGGCCTGGGAGAGTTCCGCACGATGCTGCTGATGGAATTCCTCGAAGGCCTGGAATACAGCGTGGACTGCGTTGCCGACGATGGGCGCCTCGTTTGCGCCGTGCCACGCCGCAAGCTGACCAAGCCGGGGGCCGGCCAGGTGGTCGACCCACAGCCGGTGATCCTCGACGCGGTGGCGAAACTGGCGTCCGACTATGGCCTGAACGGCGTGTTCAACGTGCAGTTCCGCGAGAGCGGCGGCCGCATGCGGCTGCTGGAAATCAATCCGCGCATGTCCGGCGGTGTCGGCATGGCGTGCATGGCGGGGCCGGCGTTGCCCTGGCTGGCGCTTGCCGGCTTCGACCGGGGCTATGAGCACCTGGATATTCCGCCCGTGCGCGCCGGCATCCGTGTCGGCGAGTGGCAGCACGCCATCGAAATAGAAGGCGCCCAATGA
- a CDS encoding DUF475 domain-containing protein, producing MKHFRISFIVTAVCLAIAGWWGYRAAGITGALSALGIAMILGVMEVSLSFDNAVVNASVLKTWDDFWRKLFLGVGIIIAVFGMRLLFPLVIVAVAADIGLTEVWTLALNNPDEYSRHLTEHHAEVAAFGGIFLLMVFLNFILDPEKETHWLGNFEEKLGSLGKVSSISIMVALATLLGCMTLVQEGQKLAVLLSGLWGLLIYVGVDALSNYLEAGEESESGVGEMVKRGGIGGFLYLEVLDASFSFDGVIGAFAITKDVVIIMVGLAIGAMFVRSMTVYLVEKGTLDAYVYLEHGAHYAIGILAAIMLASMKFHVPEIFTGLIGVAFIAASVWSSVRYRKRQESLAMA from the coding sequence ATGAAGCATTTCAGGATTTCATTCATAGTCACGGCGGTCTGCCTGGCTATCGCGGGCTGGTGGGGTTACCGGGCGGCCGGCATCACGGGCGCACTGTCGGCCCTCGGCATTGCCATGATTCTCGGCGTGATGGAAGTCTCGCTGTCGTTCGACAACGCGGTGGTCAACGCCTCCGTGCTGAAAACGTGGGACGACTTCTGGCGCAAGCTGTTCCTCGGCGTGGGCATCATCATCGCCGTGTTCGGCATGCGGCTGCTGTTCCCGCTGGTAATCGTGGCCGTGGCTGCGGATATCGGGCTGACGGAAGTATGGACGCTGGCGCTGAACAACCCGGATGAATATTCGCGCCACCTGACCGAGCACCATGCCGAAGTGGCGGCGTTCGGCGGTATCTTCCTGTTGATGGTGTTCCTGAATTTCATCCTGGACCCGGAAAAGGAAACGCACTGGCTGGGCAACTTCGAGGAAAAACTGGGTTCGCTGGGCAAGGTCTCGTCGATTTCGATCATGGTGGCGCTGGCCACGCTGCTGGGCTGCATGACGCTGGTGCAGGAAGGCCAGAAACTGGCGGTGCTGCTGTCCGGCCTGTGGGGCCTGCTGATCTACGTGGGCGTCGATGCGCTGTCGAACTACCTCGAGGCGGGTGAAGAAAGCGAATCGGGCGTGGGCGAGATGGTCAAGCGCGGCGGTATCGGCGGCTTCCTGTACCTGGAAGTGCTGGATGCGTCGTTCAGTTTCGACGGCGTGATCGGCGCGTTCGCGATCACCAAGGATGTGGTCATCATCATGGTGGGCCTGGCGATCGGCGCGATGTTCGTGCGTTCGATGACGGTGTACCTGGTGGAAAAAGGCACGCTGGATGCTTACGTGTACCTGGAACATGGCGCACACTATGCGATCGGCATCCTGGCAGCGATCATGCTGGCAAGCATGAAGTTCCATGTGCCGGAAATCTTCACCGGCCTGATTGGCGTGGCCTTCATCGCGGCGTCGGTATGGTCGTCGGTACGGTACCGCAAGCGGCAGGAATCCCTCGCCATGGCGTAA
- a CDS encoding TerD family protein: protein MAISLQKGGNVNLSKEAPGLSQLTIGLGWDVRNTDGAAFDIDSSAFLLKADGKVRSDSDFIFYNNLKSADGSIVHSGDNRTGEGAGDDETVNVDLGKVPADVDKIAVCVTIHDADARRQNFGQVQKAFVRCVNAATGAEVARYDLSEDSSTETAMVFGELYRNGSDWKFRAVGQGYAGGLGALAKSYGVAV from the coding sequence ATGGCAATCAGTCTGCAAAAAGGCGGCAACGTCAACCTGTCCAAGGAAGCTCCCGGTCTGTCGCAACTGACGATCGGCCTGGGCTGGGACGTGCGCAACACCGATGGCGCCGCATTCGACATCGACAGCTCGGCCTTCCTCCTGAAGGCGGATGGCAAGGTGCGCAGCGACTCCGACTTCATCTTCTACAACAACCTGAAATCGGCCGACGGTTCCATCGTGCACTCGGGTGACAACCGCACCGGCGAAGGCGCAGGCGACGACGAGACCGTGAACGTCGACCTGGGCAAGGTGCCGGCCGACGTCGACAAGATCGCCGTCTGCGTGACGATCCACGATGCCGATGCCCGCCGCCAGAACTTCGGCCAGGTGCAGAAAGCCTTCGTGCGCTGCGTGAACGCGGCCACCGGTGCCGAAGTGGCACGCTATGACCTGTCCGAGGACAGCTCGACGGAAACGGCGATGGTGTTCGGCGAACTGTATCGCAACGGCAGCGATTGGAAATTCCGCGCCGTGGGCCAGGGCTATGCCGGCGGCCTTGGCGCGCTGGCCAAGAGCTACGGCGTCGCGGTGTAA
- a CDS encoding TIGR00266 family protein: MPVFSITGEEDPFLHVTLRHGEKIYCEANAMVMMESNLELKGKMNGGLGAALMRTFANGESFFQQHIEAVKGDGDCLLAPTLPGAMQVLDVGARQYMISDGAFVAASSSVNLNVRTQNVGTALFGQTGGFFITETSGSGQLVVSGFGSVATLDVEAGKDIVIDNSHVVCWDSQLRYEMSVSTSRSSGFLGNLVNSVTSGEGMVLRFSGTGKVVVCSRSRAAFLSWLSSTKPQ; encoded by the coding sequence ATGCCCGTCTTCAGCATTACCGGAGAAGAGGACCCGTTCCTGCACGTGACCCTGCGCCATGGCGAAAAGATCTACTGCGAAGCAAACGCCATGGTCATGATGGAGTCGAACCTCGAGCTGAAAGGCAAGATGAACGGCGGGCTGGGCGCGGCGCTGATGCGCACCTTCGCCAACGGCGAGTCGTTCTTCCAGCAGCACATCGAGGCCGTCAAGGGCGATGGCGACTGCCTGCTGGCGCCCACGTTGCCGGGCGCGATGCAGGTGCTGGACGTGGGCGCGCGCCAGTACATGATCAGCGACGGCGCGTTCGTCGCGGCATCGTCGAGCGTGAACCTGAACGTGCGCACCCAGAACGTGGGCACCGCACTGTTCGGCCAGACCGGCGGGTTCTTCATCACGGAAACCTCGGGCAGCGGCCAGCTGGTGGTGTCGGGCTTCGGCTCGGTGGCCACGCTGGACGTGGAAGCCGGCAAGGATATCGTGATCGACAACTCGCACGTGGTGTGCTGGGACAGCCAGCTGCGCTACGAGATGTCGGTGTCGACGAGCCGCAGCAGCGGCTTCCTCGGCAACCTGGTCAACAGCGTGACGAGCGGCGAAGGGATGGTGCTGCGCTTCTCGGGCACCGGCAAGGTGGTGGTGTGCTCGCGCAGCCGGGCGGCGTTCCTGTCGTGGCTGTCGAGCACCAAGCCGCAGTAA